In Bacillus cytotoxicus NVH 391-98, the following are encoded in one genomic region:
- a CDS encoding ABC transporter ATP-binding protein: MSEPLLEVKNLKTYFPVKGGVFRRTIGHVKAVDGVSFAINKGEVFGLVGESGSGKTTIGKTILRLVPKTEGEVKFKGEDIHLLSKEKLRKYRPNMQLVFQDPFSSLNPRMRIGEALSEPMLVHGLATKKNVREKVLEVLELCGLAPYHIDRYPHEFSGGQRQRIVIARAMALDPEFIVADEPVAALDVSIQAQIINLFSELREKKGLSYLFISHDLSVVEHLCTKIGIMYLGTIVETASRDQLYTNPLHPYTKALLSAVPIPDPTVKRERIILQGDVPNPANPPSGCRFHTRCPIATNICKQAVPEFREVEEGHHVACHHM, translated from the coding sequence ATGAGTGAACCATTATTAGAAGTAAAGAATTTAAAAACGTATTTTCCGGTGAAAGGCGGTGTATTTAGAAGGACAATTGGACATGTAAAGGCAGTAGATGGAGTTAGCTTTGCAATCAATAAAGGTGAAGTATTCGGTCTAGTTGGTGAATCTGGAAGTGGTAAAACGACGATTGGGAAAACCATTCTTCGTCTCGTTCCAAAAACAGAAGGTGAAGTGAAATTTAAAGGGGAAGATATTCACTTGTTATCGAAAGAAAAGCTGCGAAAATATCGCCCCAATATGCAACTTGTATTCCAAGATCCATTTAGTTCATTAAATCCAAGGATGCGAATTGGTGAAGCGCTTAGTGAACCAATGTTAGTTCATGGTTTAGCAACAAAGAAAAATGTTCGGGAAAAAGTGTTGGAAGTATTAGAATTGTGTGGATTAGCCCCATATCATATAGATCGTTATCCGCATGAATTTTCTGGAGGACAACGCCAGCGTATTGTGATTGCAAGGGCGATGGCATTAGATCCAGAATTTATTGTTGCCGATGAACCTGTTGCAGCGTTAGATGTATCGATTCAAGCACAAATTATTAATTTGTTTAGTGAGTTGCGTGAGAAAAAAGGTCTTTCCTACTTATTCATTTCGCATGATTTAAGCGTTGTTGAGCATTTATGTACGAAAATAGGGATTATGTATTTAGGGACAATTGTCGAAACAGCTTCTCGTGATCAATTGTATACGAATCCACTTCATCCGTATACAAAAGCGTTATTATCTGCGGTGCCAATTCCCGATCCAACTGTGAAGCGTGAACGAATCATTTTGCAAGGTGATGTTCCAAACCCAGCTAATCCACCATCAGGCTGTCGTTTCCATACGCGCTGCCCAATTGCAACAAATATTTGTAAGCAAGCTGTACCAGAATTTCGAGAAGTTGAGGAAGGACATCACGTTGCTTGTCATCATATGTAA
- a CDS encoding Cof-type HAD-IIB family hydrolase, with product MKLIALDMDGTLLSSNLEISKENLQAIHAAQEAGHIVMICSGRAKEDALKVLEEYKLSLPVGASNGAIVYVDGNVINSRCLQNDKVYKLAKLLESEGFPYKLYTNQGVYAPYNWNEQVMRTFEENKHELDITIEELERITEKQKKSNLITDFQKIEDVISNADLEISKFFILTFHAGHRSALLQTLQKDKEIMVTASAPTNLEIMDKDGHKGNGLREMAAHFNIPLRDTVAIGDNFNDVPMLEIAGLSVAMRNAEEDVKKLCDVVTLTNDEHGVAYAIKQYVLKQPSSSK from the coding sequence TTGAAATTAATCGCATTAGATATGGATGGTACACTCTTATCATCTAATCTTGAAATCTCCAAAGAAAACTTACAAGCAATTCATGCTGCACAAGAAGCTGGGCATATTGTAATGATTTGCTCTGGTCGTGCAAAAGAAGATGCTTTAAAAGTATTGGAAGAATATAAGTTATCACTTCCAGTTGGAGCAAGCAATGGGGCAATTGTATATGTGGATGGAAATGTAATTAATTCTCGCTGTTTACAAAATGATAAAGTATACAAGCTTGCAAAATTACTAGAATCTGAAGGTTTTCCATATAAATTATATACAAACCAAGGAGTCTATGCTCCTTATAATTGGAATGAACAAGTTATGCGTACATTTGAAGAAAATAAGCATGAACTTGACATTACAATAGAAGAATTGGAAAGAATTACAGAAAAACAAAAAAAATCGAATCTAATTACTGATTTTCAAAAAATCGAAGATGTTATAAGTAATGCAGACTTAGAAATATCTAAATTCTTTATTTTAACTTTCCATGCCGGACACCGCTCGGCACTACTACAAACTTTACAAAAAGATAAAGAGATTATGGTTACAGCGTCAGCACCAACAAACTTGGAAATTATGGATAAAGACGGTCATAAAGGAAATGGACTACGAGAAATGGCGGCACATTTCAACATTCCGCTTAGAGATACCGTGGCAATCGGTGATAACTTTAACGATGTGCCAATGCTTGAAATAGCAGGTCTATCTGTCGCAATGAGAAATGCCGAAGAAGATGTAAAGAAACTATGTGATGTAGTGACATTAACAAATGATGAACATGGCGTTGCGTACGCAATTAAACAATATGTATTAAAACAACCTTCATCCAGCAAGTGA
- a CDS encoding DUF3948 family protein: MNKEQVLQVTKMDFLGSASGAAALTAFIVFLANVLV; the protein is encoded by the coding sequence ATGAACAAAGAGCAAGTGTTACAAGTAACGAAAATGGATTTTTTAGGATCAGCAAGCGGGGCAGCGGCATTAACAGCATTCATCGTATTTTTAGCTAACGTTTTAGTGTAA
- a CDS encoding DUF3948 family protein has translation MNNMENKEALQVTKMDFLGSAVLTALIVFLSSVLV, from the coding sequence ATGAACAATATGGAAAACAAAGAAGCATTACAAGTAACAAAGATGGATTTCTTAGGATCAGCAGTATTAACAGCACTTATCGTATTTCTTTCAAGTGTTTTAGTATAA
- a CDS encoding DUF3948 family protein — protein MRNMEQVLQVTKMDFLGTASGAAVLTMLIVFLANVFV, from the coding sequence ATGAGGAATATGGAACAAGTATTACAAGTAACAAAGATGGATTTTTTAGGCACAGCAAGTGGGGCAGCCGTGTTAACAATGTTAATCGTATTCCTTGCAAATGTATTTGTATGA
- the hppD gene encoding 4-hydroxyphenylpyruvate dioxygenase, producing MKQQSMDALTAQMEDFFPVRDVDHVEFYVGNAKQASYYLARAFGFKIVAYSGLETGNREKVSYVLVQKNMRFVVSGALNSDNRIAEFVKLHGDGVKDVALLVDDVEKAYSEAVKRGAVAISPPEELTDENGAIKKAVIGTYGDTIHTLVERKNYKGTFMPGYEKAEFEVPSEEAGLIAVDHVVGNVEKMEEWVSYYENVMGFKQMIHFDDEDISTEYSALMSKVMTNGSRIKFPINEPAEGKRKSQIQEYLEFYNGEGVQHLALLTNDIVKTVEALRANGVEFLDTPDTYYEELTARVGEIDEEVEKLKELKILVDRDDEGYLLQIFTKPIVDRPTLFIEIIQRKGSRGFGEGNFKALFESIEREQERRGNL from the coding sequence ATGAAACAACAATCTATGGATGCGTTGACTGCACAAATGGAGGATTTTTTCCCAGTACGTGATGTAGACCATGTAGAATTTTATGTAGGAAATGCAAAGCAGGCAAGTTATTATCTTGCAAGAGCATTTGGCTTCAAAATCGTAGCTTATTCTGGATTAGAGACAGGAAACCGCGAAAAGGTATCTTATGTTCTTGTACAAAAAAATATGCGCTTTGTTGTGTCTGGAGCATTAAATAGTGATAATCGTATCGCAGAATTTGTAAAACTTCATGGAGATGGGGTAAAAGACGTTGCGCTACTTGTTGACGATGTCGAGAAAGCATACTCAGAAGCTGTGAAACGAGGTGCTGTTGCAATTTCCCCTCCGGAAGAGTTAACAGATGAGAATGGAGCAATAAAAAAAGCAGTAATTGGTACGTATGGGGATACAATTCATACGCTTGTAGAGCGTAAAAACTATAAAGGAACATTTATGCCTGGCTATGAAAAAGCTGAGTTCGAAGTCCCATCAGAAGAAGCAGGTTTAATTGCTGTAGACCATGTTGTCGGTAACGTTGAGAAAATGGAAGAATGGGTTAGCTATTACGAAAATGTTATGGGCTTTAAACAAATGATTCATTTTGATGATGAAGATATTAGTACGGAATATTCTGCGTTGATGTCAAAAGTTATGACAAATGGAAGTCGTATTAAATTCCCGATTAATGAGCCTGCAGAAGGGAAACGAAAGTCGCAAATACAAGAATACTTAGAGTTTTACAATGGTGAGGGTGTACAACACCTTGCATTGTTAACAAATGATATTGTCAAAACAGTTGAAGCGCTTCGTGCCAATGGAGTTGAATTTTTAGACACACCAGATACGTATTATGAAGAATTAACGGCACGTGTCGGAGAAATCGATGAGGAAGTTGAAAAATTAAAAGAGCTTAAGATTTTAGTAGACCGTGATGATGAAGGATACTTACTACAAATTTTTACAAAACCGATTGTAGATCGTCCAACCTTATTTATTGAAATTATTCAGCGTAAAGGATCTCGTGGATTCGGAGAAGGGAACTTTAAGGCGTTATTTGAATCAATTGAAAGAGAGCAAGAACGTCGCGGAAACCTATAA
- a CDS encoding fumarylacetoacetate hydrolase family protein — MKFVTFRLPSQEMRAGWLEGDQVIDMNIASGGVLPSTMLAFLEKANEHLEIARRIQKPTSGIYPLEHVELCAALPNPSSIRDFYAFEQHVKTARGRRGLDVVPEWYDIAVFYFTNHRAVIGPDHVVIGPKNTEKLDYELEIACVIGKEGRDIPREQAEEYIFGYCIMNDWSARDLQAKEMKVGLGPAKGKDFATSLGAYLVTKDELDIYRLQDRYNLEMTARVNGNLLSKGNFQDIYYTFAEMIERASENVTLYPGDVIGSGTVGTGCILELGTEQWLQDGDVVELEITGLGTLRNTIKKEMKAGDDHVLSSHGRTSP, encoded by the coding sequence ATGAAATTTGTTACGTTTCGTCTTCCTTCACAAGAGATGCGAGCAGGGTGGCTAGAAGGCGATCAAGTGATTGATATGAATATAGCAAGTGGTGGCGTACTTCCTTCTACAATGCTGGCTTTTTTAGAGAAAGCGAATGAGCACTTAGAGATTGCACGTCGTATTCAAAAGCCGACAAGTGGTATATACCCTTTAGAACATGTGGAACTTTGTGCTGCACTTCCAAATCCGAGCAGTATACGCGATTTCTATGCTTTTGAACAACATGTCAAAACAGCCCGTGGGCGTCGTGGTTTAGATGTCGTTCCTGAATGGTATGATATTGCGGTTTTTTATTTTACGAATCACCGTGCTGTAATCGGTCCAGATCATGTTGTCATTGGACCAAAGAATACCGAAAAGCTTGATTATGAATTAGAAATTGCTTGTGTTATAGGGAAAGAAGGTAGAGATATTCCGCGTGAACAAGCGGAAGAATATATTTTTGGTTATTGTATTATGAATGATTGGAGTGCAAGGGATTTACAGGCAAAAGAGATGAAAGTAGGGCTTGGGCCAGCAAAAGGAAAAGATTTTGCCACTTCATTAGGTGCTTATCTTGTTACAAAAGATGAGCTGGACATATATCGATTACAGGATCGTTATAACTTGGAAATGACCGCCCGTGTAAATGGAAATCTCTTATCCAAAGGGAATTTTCAAGATATTTATTATACGTTTGCAGAAATGATTGAGCGTGCCTCTGAAAATGTTACGTTATACCCTGGAGATGTAATAGGTTCTGGAACAGTAGGGACTGGATGCATTTTAGAATTAGGGACGGAGCAGTGGCTACAAGATGGCGATGTAGTAGAACTTGAAATTACAGGATTAGGTACACTGCGTAATACAATTAAAAAAGAGATGAAAGCAGGTGATGACCATGTATTATCGTCACATGGGAGAACTTCCCCATAA
- a CDS encoding homogentisate 1,2-dioxygenase, with amino-acid sequence MYYRHMGELPHKRHVQFRKKDGSLYREQVMGTKGFSGTQSILYHHYMPTEVERATLAYSCQLQYEEEGALSHRHFRTKENQKKGDVISGRNFILGNEDLLIGVVHPTEKMDYFYRNGDGDEMLFIHHGTGKIETMFGTIHYRKGDYITIPIGTIYRMIPDEGESKFLVVEANSQITTPRRYRNEYGQLLEHSPFCERDIRGPEKLETYDEKGEFVVMTKSRGFMHKHVLGHHPLDVVGWDGYLYPWVFNIEDFEPITGRIHQPPPVHQTFEGHNFVICSFVPRLYDYHPKAIPAPYYHSNVNSDEVLYYVEGNFMSRKGVEEGSITLHPSGIPHGPHPGKTEASLGKKETIELAVMIDTFRPLRIVKQAHEIEDEKYMYSWIEENSYTVK; translated from the coding sequence ATGTATTATCGTCACATGGGAGAACTTCCCCATAAAAGACATGTACAATTTCGTAAAAAAGATGGATCACTTTACCGTGAACAAGTAATGGGAACAAAAGGTTTTTCGGGTACACAATCCATTTTATATCATCACTATATGCCGACAGAAGTAGAGCGCGCTACATTAGCGTATTCTTGTCAATTACAGTATGAAGAAGAGGGGGCGCTTTCGCATCGTCATTTTCGTACGAAGGAGAATCAAAAGAAAGGCGATGTAATAAGTGGTAGAAATTTTATATTAGGAAATGAAGATTTATTAATTGGTGTTGTACATCCGACGGAAAAAATGGACTATTTTTACCGCAATGGTGATGGAGATGAAATGTTATTTATCCATCATGGAACTGGAAAAATCGAAACGATGTTTGGAACGATTCATTATCGCAAAGGAGATTATATAACGATTCCAATCGGGACAATATATCGAATGATTCCAGACGAAGGTGAATCTAAGTTTCTTGTTGTAGAGGCGAATAGTCAAATTACAACACCGCGTCGTTATCGAAATGAGTATGGTCAGTTATTAGAACATAGCCCTTTCTGCGAGAGGGATATTCGCGGTCCAGAGAAACTGGAGACATATGATGAAAAGGGTGAATTTGTCGTTATGACAAAATCACGTGGATTTATGCATAAGCATGTTTTAGGTCATCATCCGTTAGATGTCGTTGGGTGGGACGGATATTTATATCCATGGGTCTTTAATATTGAAGATTTTGAACCGATTACAGGCCGTATTCATCAACCACCACCAGTTCATCAAACGTTTGAAGGGCATAATTTTGTTATTTGTTCTTTTGTACCTCGTTTATATGATTACCATCCTAAGGCTATTCCAGCACCGTATTATCATAGTAACGTGAATAGTGATGAGGTTCTGTATTATGTGGAAGGAAACTTTATGAGTAGGAAGGGGGTAGAAGAGGGGTCTATTACACTCCATCCAAGTGGAATTCCTCATGGACCGCATCCAGGTAAAACAGAAGCGAGTTTAGGGAAAAAGGAAACAATTGAATTAGCGGTTATGATTGATACATTCCGTCCGCTGCGCATTGTAAAACAAGCGCATGAAATAGAAGATGAAAAGTATATGTATAGTTGGATTGAAGAAAATTCGTATACAGTTAAATAG
- a CDS encoding MDR family MFS transporter: MKETWRELRGMDRNVWIRFIGETLNGIAMMMLMPFFALYLKDRVDSLFQVGIIMALSPIAASIGSLIGGRIADIYGRKPIMIFSMASNALLMLGFLFIEGFIPYAILSILLGFSNSLFHPAASAMVADVTAPEKRTEAYGLLRMGHNIGAAIGPILGSLVVILSKDLVFMIAASTMLFYALLVFLLIRETMPKAQIAQSKGESKQRGSVWRVVLKDRVLMVYLLAGIIISMGFSQTEGMLPLHFDNEMKDILGKNNPYPYLMALNGLLVVLFQFQISKWATDKPVGKTMLYGAWLFGFGLFFIGWVPKWFGNFGTNVTVLFIILLIIYAVYTLGEMIMSPVQMTFVANLAPEHLRGTYMGAASLQWITGNAFGPLLGGVLLDRLLGHLLFTILAIGCIVAGLVYISLDHLVEKKQKENAVKQSL; encoded by the coding sequence ATGAAGGAAACATGGCGTGAATTGAGAGGGATGGATCGTAATGTATGGATTCGATTTATAGGAGAAACGTTAAATGGAATTGCGATGATGATGTTGATGCCGTTTTTTGCATTGTATTTAAAAGATCGTGTAGATTCCTTATTTCAGGTAGGAATTATTATGGCGCTTTCTCCTATCGCAGCGAGTATCGGTTCTCTTATAGGGGGAAGAATTGCTGATATATATGGAAGAAAGCCCATTATGATTTTTTCGATGGCTAGTAATGCGCTCTTGATGCTCGGCTTTTTATTTATAGAAGGATTTATTCCTTATGCTATATTATCTATTCTTTTGGGATTTAGTAACTCGTTATTTCATCCAGCGGCGTCTGCAATGGTAGCTGATGTTACTGCACCTGAAAAAAGAACAGAGGCATATGGTCTATTGCGGATGGGACATAATATTGGGGCAGCAATTGGACCGATTCTGGGTTCATTGGTCGTTATACTATCAAAAGACCTTGTGTTTATGATTGCAGCATCTACTATGTTGTTTTATGCATTACTTGTCTTCCTATTGATTCGTGAAACAATGCCGAAAGCTCAGATTGCCCAATCAAAAGGTGAAAGTAAGCAAAGAGGTTCTGTTTGGAGAGTTGTTTTAAAAGATAGAGTTTTAATGGTTTATTTGTTGGCAGGAATTATTATTTCAATGGGATTTTCTCAAACGGAGGGAATGCTCCCGCTTCATTTTGATAATGAAATGAAAGATATATTGGGGAAAAATAATCCGTACCCATATTTAATGGCTTTAAATGGCCTACTAGTTGTTTTATTTCAATTTCAAATTTCTAAATGGGCAACAGATAAGCCGGTTGGGAAGACGATGTTATATGGTGCGTGGCTATTTGGATTTGGTTTGTTTTTTATAGGATGGGTACCAAAATGGTTTGGCAACTTTGGAACCAATGTGACAGTTCTCTTCATCATATTGCTAATTATATATGCTGTATACACATTAGGAGAGATGATTATGTCTCCTGTACAAATGACATTTGTTGCTAATTTAGCACCGGAACATTTACGCGGGACATATATGGGTGCGGCAAGTTTGCAATGGATTACAGGGAATGCGTTTGGGCCTCTTTTAGGAGGTGTGTTACTTGACCGCTTATTAGGGCACTTATTATTTACAATTTTAGCGATAGGCTGCATAGTAGCAGGTCTTGTATACATATCATTAGATCATCTTGTTGAAAAGAAGCAAAAGGAAAATGCAGTAAAGCAATCTTTATAA
- a CDS encoding D-alanine--D-alanine ligase encodes MTKIKLGLLYGGKSAEHQVSLQTALAAIKALNQEKFEIHPIYITEQGQWMRGERIEGEVTSVQALQMSGEANAISPVSLSTEIIPAPASKQEEAIDVIFPLLHGPNGEDGTVQGLLELMNIPYVGNGVLASAAGMDKVVMKNIFAEAGLNQAKYTSFVRSVWEKNREEAYEKVEEALGYPCFVKPANLGSSVGINKCKDREELEKAFEEAFQFDRKIIVEENIIGREVEVGVLGNDDPKCSVVGEIVPKKEFYDYKSKYIDGDTALIIPAEITEEETATIQRDAIRAFQALDGAGLTRADFFLTKDGEVYINEVNTMPGFTPFSMFPLLWQHTGLSYPELIEELIRLAIERHKEKQKIKYTI; translated from the coding sequence TTGACGAAAATTAAATTAGGTTTATTATATGGTGGGAAATCAGCAGAGCATCAAGTTTCATTACAAACAGCTCTAGCTGCTATTAAAGCATTAAATCAAGAAAAATTCGAGATTCATCCAATTTATATTACAGAGCAAGGCCAATGGATGCGTGGGGAACGCATTGAAGGCGAAGTAACAAGTGTGCAAGCTTTACAAATGAGTGGAGAAGCGAATGCCATTTCTCCGGTATCACTAAGTACAGAAATTATCCCTGCACCTGCTTCTAAGCAAGAGGAAGCAATTGATGTTATTTTCCCATTGCTACACGGGCCAAACGGTGAAGATGGAACGGTACAAGGACTATTAGAATTAATGAATATACCATATGTTGGGAATGGTGTGTTAGCATCAGCTGCTGGTATGGATAAAGTTGTGATGAAAAATATTTTTGCAGAGGCTGGATTAAACCAGGCAAAATATACATCTTTCGTTCGCAGTGTATGGGAGAAAAATCGTGAAGAAGCTTATGAAAAAGTAGAAGAAGCGCTAGGATATCCATGTTTTGTAAAACCAGCAAACCTTGGATCAAGCGTTGGTATTAATAAATGTAAAGATCGTGAAGAATTAGAGAAAGCATTTGAGGAAGCTTTCCAATTTGACCGTAAAATTATTGTAGAAGAAAATATTATCGGTCGTGAAGTGGAAGTGGGCGTTTTAGGAAATGATGATCCGAAATGTTCTGTTGTAGGTGAAATCGTACCTAAGAAAGAATTCTATGATTATAAATCGAAATATATTGATGGTGATACAGCATTAATTATCCCTGCTGAAATTACAGAAGAAGAAACAGCTACAATTCAACGAGATGCAATTCGTGCATTCCAAGCTTTGGATGGTGCGGGTTTAACAAGAGCTGACTTCTTTTTAACAAAAGATGGCGAAGTTTATATTAATGAAGTAAATACAATGCCAGGATTTACACCATTTAGCATGTTCCCGTTATTATGGCAACATACGGGGTTGTCATATCCAGAGTTAATTGAAGAATTAATTCGTTTAGCAATTGAGCGTCATAAGGAAAAACAAAAAATTAAATATACAATCTAA
- a CDS encoding UDP-N-acetylmuramoyl-tripeptide--D-alanyl-D-alanine ligase: MIKRTLKQIEKMVNGTGLAEKYFDMTAQGVSIDTRKMEKGNVYVPIQGERFDGHSFVEKAIESGAVATLWKRDVQNPPANMPVIFVEDTLEALQMLAKNYRDQLNVKVVGVTGSNGKTSTKDIVTSLLATKFKVQKTEGNFNNHIGLPLTILNLEEDTEIAVLEMGMSSRGEIEFLSKLARPNAAIITNIGEAHLMDLGSRDAIAEAKLEIVTGLQEGGVFVYNGDEPLLTNRVPKMDLAVETITFGDARANDYYPTSVTLQATGTHFTMNRDENVLFYLPVLGKHNVYNALASMAIAKYFGVTWEEMKQGLVTLQMTGMRMEVVKTNSGLTIINDAYNASPTAMEAAFHLMNGLDGFAKKIVVLGDMLELGDQEVQFHYEVGKLIDPARISYVFTYGRLGAQIAEGAKINFPNERVKAYDNKEELVKNLKDIVDMEDVVLVKASRGMKMEEIITMLK; the protein is encoded by the coding sequence ATGATAAAAAGAACGTTAAAGCAAATCGAGAAAATGGTAAATGGAACAGGCTTAGCAGAGAAATATTTTGATATGACTGCGCAAGGTGTTTCAATTGATACACGGAAAATGGAAAAAGGGAATGTATATGTGCCAATTCAAGGTGAACGTTTTGATGGTCATTCATTTGTAGAGAAAGCAATAGAGAGCGGTGCTGTAGCTACACTTTGGAAAAGAGATGTACAAAACCCACCTGCGAATATGCCAGTTATCTTTGTGGAAGATACATTGGAAGCATTGCAAATGTTAGCTAAAAACTATCGTGATCAATTGAATGTAAAAGTTGTTGGGGTAACAGGAAGTAATGGTAAGACATCTACAAAAGATATTGTGACGAGTCTTCTTGCAACTAAATTTAAAGTCCAAAAAACAGAAGGTAATTTTAACAATCATATCGGCCTACCTCTTACGATTTTAAATTTGGAAGAGGATACAGAAATTGCTGTTTTAGAAATGGGAATGTCTAGTAGAGGAGAAATTGAATTTTTATCTAAGTTAGCTCGTCCGAATGCAGCGATTATTACAAACATTGGCGAAGCTCATTTGATGGATTTAGGTTCTCGAGATGCAATTGCAGAAGCGAAGCTTGAGATTGTTACCGGATTACAAGAAGGTGGAGTATTTGTATATAACGGGGATGAGCCTTTATTAACAAATCGCGTACCGAAGATGGATTTAGCGGTAGAGACGATTACATTTGGAGATGCTAGAGCGAATGATTATTATCCAACTTCTGTGACATTACAAGCAACTGGGACGCATTTTACAATGAACCGAGATGAAAATGTATTGTTCTATTTGCCTGTTCTTGGGAAGCATAATGTATATAATGCACTTGCATCGATGGCAATTGCGAAATACTTTGGGGTGACATGGGAAGAAATGAAACAAGGTCTAGTGACGCTCCAAATGACAGGAATGCGTATGGAAGTTGTAAAAACAAATAGCGGATTAACAATTATTAATGATGCGTACAATGCAAGTCCAACTGCAATGGAAGCTGCTTTTCATTTGATGAATGGTTTAGATGGGTTTGCTAAAAAGATTGTTGTTCTGGGTGATATGTTAGAACTTGGAGATCAAGAAGTACAATTTCATTATGAGGTAGGTAAGCTCATTGATCCTGCACGAATTTCTTATGTATTCACATATGGTAGATTAGGAGCTCAAATTGCTGAAGGAGCAAAAATTAATTTCCCAAATGAACGTGTGAAGGCGTATGACAATAAGGAAGAATTAGTGAAAAATCTAAAAGATATTGTAGATATGGAAGATGTCGTGTTGGTGAAAGCATCTCGCGGGATGAAAATGGAAGAAATCATTACAATGTTGAAATAA